One part of the Vicia villosa cultivar HV-30 ecotype Madison, WI linkage group LG6, Vvil1.0, whole genome shotgun sequence genome encodes these proteins:
- the LOC131613817 gene encoding uncharacterized protein LOC131613817 yields the protein MPLSICEKLNMGELRPIKMSVQLTDHSVKYPVGVLENVPVRIGQFYIPTSFIIMDIKEDVNTPIILGRPFLATAGAIIDVKKGKLTFEKGEEKVEFILTQFLQAPAIDDTCYLVDIIDECIREIGLSEESYSDVIKIPTPLIFEDDNWRSEYRDDSLSECLALTPNHMPCPNPIENIKGGSTQS from the coding sequence ATGCCTTTATCTATTTGCGAAAAGCTTAATATGGGAGAGTTAAGACCAATAAAGATGTCAGTACAACTTACAGACCATTCTGTCAAGTATCCTGTAGGCGTCCTTGAAAACGTTCCCGTCCGCATAGGACAATTTTACATCCCTACAAGTTTCATAATTATGGACATAAAAGAAGACGTCAATACCCCTATAATCTTAGGAAGACCGTTTCTGGCCACCGCTGGAGCCATTATAGACGTAAAGAAAGGCAAGCTGACATTTGAAAAAGGCGAAGAGAAAGTCGAGTTTATTCTGACACAATTCCTTCAAGCCCCGGCTATAGATGATACATGCTATCTAGTGGACATTATTGATGAATGTATAAGAGAGATAGGATTATCAGAGGAATCTTACTCTGATGTTATAAAGATTCCAACGCCCCTGATTTTCGAAGATGACAATTGGCGTTCAGAATATCGAGACGATAGCTTAAGCGAATGTTTGGCTTTAACACCCAACCATATGCCTTGCCCAAATCCTATAGAGAACATCAAAGGAGGATCAACCCAATCCTGA